GGGGTCAAGAACTCCATGATGCCCGTCTTCCCGGCGGACctggcgagggcgtcttCGCGGgtctcgtgggcggcgaggcatTCGCTTTCGCTCTGGTACGGGGCATCCGAGGTCGCGCGCACGGCGGGATCCTCAAAGAGCCGGCAGTACTTTGCCGTGCCGCAGTAGCCGTGGAAGTGCCGGTGGATGTTGGCCGCGGTGCATACTTGCTTCTGGCAGCTGGGGCTGGGCTCCCGCCAGGGCTGCAAgaccgtgctgctgcttgtgcggttggggttgggggcGTGGTCTTCCAGGCATGCCTTGCGGCTCGGGTAGTCATCGTTGGTATATGGATAGAACAAGCTGCCGTCCAGGTCCCGGAGGTACATTTCGCAAACCACTTCGGTGCCGCACGCCTTCTCGTCCACCCGGGGATGTTGACACTCTGAGTAGCCGTAAGAACGCCCTCCATCTTCGAATATCACGGGTTCTGGCGTGGGGAACCACGGCTTCTTGGTCTTGACGCTCAGGGCCGCGCCGGAGAAGAGCAGGAAGAGGGCGGGCTTCATGGTGTCGATGGGAGCTCCTTTTGCGCCTGGGTAAAGTGTGACAAAATCCTTTGATTGAGTAAGATGCAGTAGTAAGTTTTAAAAAGGTGTGATTGTCTTGTCGAGCGCGCACTTTTGAGATTGTCGTACGCAGGACGTCAGAGGGTTATATAGATATAGACGCGCCGGATCTTCACCCCATGACAACGAAGCTCTATTACATCGGCAAGTCTGTGCTCttccctcgcccgccgtctaTTTGCTACTATCAAGCGGCGGATGAGGGCGCCCTGGCGAGCGGGCCGGCCGTTTTTGCCTATCACCGACTCGACAGCCCATTGTGCGTTCAGAGCAGCAGAAGGGCCCCGCGCTATACGACATGCATGTGTGTTATGGCGTGTTGCGGCATAAGAAAGGAATCCACTACGGCCTTGGCTATGGGTGCTTTCGCTGAAGCATCTCGAAGGCTCGTGCATTCGCTGCCTGCATGTGTATTGTGATTCATGCTGTACAGAGACACAACTGTACACGGCGTCTCACGACGTTATTAGTACCATGATAGCATTCTTCACACGTCTTGGTGATGCCATCCCATTGCAGCCTTATTATCGCGCACTTCATGTGCGCGCTCAAATATTTGTACTATGCGGTATTATGgcgctcgccccccccccgagGTCATAGAAGACGTTTGTTACTTGCGTGTACGCATTAAAGAAAGATTTAACGAAAGTAGGGAGTCAGGGCTTGGTTTCTAGAGAGAACCCTGGACTATTACAAAGTTCGTACCTTCCCAAGTCCCCCCCTGCCTCATGTACGAGACTCGCTTCGCTACCATGTACTAGAGCTCGCATGAATTGATGACTACTACCTCTCATGCACCCATGGGCCAACGCCGAGCAGcaagccgcgcgcgcgtgtttGCTGACGCGTTTCCTCCCGTCCTCAAGTATGTTCGAGTGATCCCACCAGACAAGGTCGATATATATACTTGCCTTGTGCAGTGCATGCCAGCGCTTTTCGTATTGCCAATAACATACGCCGAGTTTATGCACACCCGTTCTCACTTAGCCCTTCGGCCATTAGGgacggcgggccggccggcattAATAAAATCCACCACATCTGGCTCAAAGAAATAAAGTTCCGAAACCCAGCTTGAGGAACAAAGTTCCATGTCCGACGCTCGAAGGATTTCTATGGGCCGTTTACCCCGCCCTCAGGCTCGGctagtaacgttagtactaGGATCTGAGAACTTGAAGTTGAACATAGCTTCCGACAAGTCGCCATTGAAAGCGTATTACAAGCCTCCTTCGCGCAGCGACCAGTCTCGAGAGCGGAGTGCAAAGGCCGGAGCCAGCGCCAGTTCTCGACGCCTCCCGCCAGGAGCCGGAGCAACTGCCAGTATTCGTACATCTTAGCTGGCTGTCAGAGTCAAAGTCGATGTGTGTCTCTCGAGGTGAAGAACCAAGTCCACGGTAAACTTTATGCCCCAAGGCTCGGCGTGGAGGGCGGGACTGCCTTGCATTCATTCCTCGAGGCGTTCCTATGCAGTAGTACACGGCGATGTGCGGGAATTTCCGCTGTCTCGCCGCCTTTCCTCGCAGATTGTCAGTCTAGAGATATCTGAGGCCCCTCCTTTCTTTTGCCCGGATGTCCATCCCCTTTGCTCTTTGTATTGCACAGTATTTCTGTACGCCCCTGCCCCGAGtcggcgagacggacggTAGACGTCGATTCCACCACCATTTATTTACGCAGTCCAGCCTCATATATATCCGCCTCCCTTTCTTTTATACTCACAGCTCACCAGCCGTcttgttgtcgccgccgccgccgccgcccaggaaCTTGGGGAGCCTAAActcgggcggcgtcttggtcCACCGGCCGCCAAacggcgcgcgcctcgtcacgCGCGAGCACAGGTTGCCattaccgccgccgccgccttcgccgccgtcaccctcCTTCGTCTCATGAGCATAccgcccgccggcgaagCGCCAGTCGATCCAGCCCATCcactcggcctcggccgccgccggcagcgggctgtgctcgacgcccgggTACAGGCGCAGGTGGACGGCGttgcccgccgcgcagctcgcgTTCCAGGCGCGCTCCGTCGTGGGCGCCAGCACCGACGTGTCGGCGAGCccctggacgacgagcacgggcgccgggctgcgcgcgccgggcagggcgggcgcgtGCCGGGCCTGCCAGTCGAGCATGTAGGGCGCGTCGTGCGCGATCCCGCCCGTGGTGTTGACGAGCGGGCCGTCGTTGGCGAAGAGGTCAAACGTCAGGCCCATGAGGGCGTTGGAGCACATctgcttggcctcggcgagctgcacgcgccgtcgcatcgtcgccgacagcAGCGTCGAGCGGAAGGCTGGGTTGGCGCGCTCCACGGCCAGGGGCAGGTAGGGCAGGTAGCCGGGATACTTGATGACGTTGCGGTCGATGCCGCTcccgccatcaccaccaccaccaccagtgttgttgctgttgctgctaTTTCCTGCTCCCCCCTTGGTCAAGCCGCCGAGAAACATGTCGACGACGTacgtggcgggcgagagcgCCACACTACCCAAATAACCCTCATCATGGCGCACGAGCTCGCTCTCGGCCAGCTTCCacgcggtgccgccgccctgggaGTGCCCGACGGAGAGCCACTCGCGGCTCAGcagcgccccgccgccgcctccgaagAGCTTtcgcgcggcgacgacgctgtaGTAGACGTCGGTGGCGTGCGCGTCGAAGCTGCAGTACTTGTGCGCCGTCGCGTTgttgcccagcccagcgtAGTCGGTGCCCACGACGGCGTACCCGCGCGCCGTCAGGGGCTGCCAGCTCGTGTAGTCGAACATGTTGGGCCCGTTGGACGGCGCGCACCCGGCGTAGA
The genomic region above belongs to Purpureocillium takamizusanense chromosome 5, complete sequence and contains:
- a CDS encoding uncharacterized protein (SECRETED:SignalP(1-18~SECRETED:cutsite=VKT-KK~SECRETED:prob=0.4761)) codes for the protein MKPALFLLFSGAALSVKTKKPWFPTPEPVIFEDGGRSYGYSECQHPRVDEKACGTEVVCEMYLRDLDGSLFYPYTNDDYPSRKACLEDHAPNPNRTSSSTVLQPWREPSPSCQKQVCTAANIHRHFHGYCGTAKYCRLFEDPAVRATSDAPYQSESECLAAHETREDALARSAGKTGIMEFLTPPCPEIEPSLREDFIGTVKYCHWFWSPLWRSHAWKGQGKKYASEEDCLRDRSVYIEKAKNDAVERPVPETPPPSEPVKRSSADGFVMSGPTFGLANRQRGRRVRL
- a CDS encoding uncharacterized protein (EggNog:ENOG503P0FT~SECRETED:SignalP(1-19~SECRETED:cutsite=CAA-AR~SECRETED:prob=0.3686)~COG:G), with the translated sequence MRTHALSLATVAAAGLCAAARQASNYNVTASEAQAHDCGRECQRILGLTNAADLDVVGRDFDFGFYETAGNFSRSGSRPGDVLKVQPMDPEARTFRAGTAAFKFQYVTVDLDGGLVPATGFIAFPYSPGMGGARGAATADDDDDDEKRRRKQQQQRNNNTTTNNNTPYKLVAWAHGTIGLYAGCAPSNGPNMFDYTSWQPLTARGYAVVGTDYAGLGNNATAHKYCSFDAHATDVYYSVVAARKLFGGGGGALLSREWLSVGHSQGGGTAWKLAESELVRHDEGYLGSVALSPATYVVDMFLGGLTKGGAGNSSNSNNTGGGGGDGGSGIDRNVIKYPGYLPYLPLAVERANPAFRSTLLSATMRRRVQLAEAKQMCSNALMGLTFDLFANDGPLVNTTGGIAHDAPYMLDWQARHAPALPGARSPAPVLVVQGLADTSVLAPTTERAWNASCAAGNAVHLRLYPGVEHSPLPAAAEAEWMGWIDWRFAGGRYAHETKEGDGGEGGGGGNGNLCSRVTRRAPFGGRWTKTPPEFRLPKFLGGGGGGDNKTAGEL